Within Dermacentor albipictus isolate Rhodes 1998 colony chromosome 3, USDA_Dalb.pri_finalv2, whole genome shotgun sequence, the genomic segment ttataaaagcgccacctacggcagtcggttgaacgaaagtgggcgcaagctgctcccatagaagccggatatctgtgcaggtctggagttccagtaggtcgtgattttggatgccggttgttgtcagggtagcgacgctttaggcctaaggctttacgaagctgcctgtcgcacgtggagggacacaacctggtggaccgtggcgttgaggtgttgcactttgcttacctcattctagttagcctcgcacgaattggaattactcgttcgactcaaggaagcgagcttcgttcacgtgaacttagcatctgagtagctgcccgatcttttgctagccgagttgaacatcgtaccacgtgggctatgcgcatgcagacttcctctcccttgcactactttagtgtttgccgagtgtgttgagtttacgcagtgtgattggagtcacccctggtttgccgtcacctgcacatcgtctgcactgctgccccggactacgatcgagccaccccgggcgatggtgatgctgtggccagttcggcgcggcgacttcggcggcctcctgtatccagcttacaaccctcggcggcggacaaaagagccggcggtcaccgacagctactgcagCTCCCGCCCgcagggcgagtcggcgcgagcgacgcttgctcgtaccgatcgactactgcgtcgtcgtctccggagtcctggcctgggatcgtgccgtcgaggctgcaaagccgctgctgtgaccggtggacgccagcggtgtacccaaggacaatgtcggctcgcatgctatggacagcgtgtggacatttcctcagcgcgaccactgttgcatgtaccaccctgttcgcgaagcacgagttaatgttagaccgtgtcacatgtttcgccggaatatgtagtgatttaaggttggggggatgtggggatgcgcgaccctcgcgcctcccctgatgtttttcccgcatagccccgtctccgtgcggcgtcgccgcgtgggccgcggcgttggagtggtacaagcgtggtgcgagagatggcgcgagcgtcgcgccgctgcgcggttacttgggcgccgaaaggaaggcgcttgctctcgttgggttccagacagccagcgggacggacgtgccgtgccgcacgtgcagcggccctcttccccggcgggtcgccgaacagcgcggacattccgcgcgcgctgcgaacgatgcatctgcgagaccgccaaGCGTGGCCggcttcgaacgcgccacgattcgcgtgactatacacgcgaacgaccaggcgttgggatccagcatggggcgaacatattcgctcgcaaGGACGCGGTgggtcggacttctagatttgtcgcgcgcccatcggcatgttttgtggatagcaactcggctagcaggcattgatgtatgaaaggtgcaataaatgcccttgtgattgtttgcactattgtgttgtcgttcctttgtcccaagagtacggtgtgacaTCCCCAGATCAGACCCCACagaattcaagacaatctctttgtagcgattataaaatcctccacagttgagcaaatatccctgtgacactgtccaagagaggaggctcctagagaaaggatatttataattgaaaagctcaaaccaagctctaaatcttgattctagattttttcttaaagaagtgaaacggTGGCAGATTATGAAAAAGTGATCGTTTCATCTTCCACAGACTGGGCACGgaggggagggcaccagaccagccctgtgacgatagaagtttaattttggtattcgacaacgtaattgGGTAAAAATGACTTCtgtttttctggtgtgaaaggaatttttaggccaagggaataggaggtgtcgatattctgaaaaatttgctacagctgggttcaaaaagtcttgagtAATTGTGTATCTCCTGAATCTATTAGTCGtcaggtaagctattgtaggaagtaatggtaatacagggccactgagggccgctctcgcgatactgtcagccatttcgttcatgactaatcctttatgtccaggcacccaaagcaatctaattaaatttatgtaggcaggcactagaaaatgaaatgtacgtaaaaggttagtgacaccatttgctgtGAGCGAGGAACATGATGATAAAGAATCTGTTATAATTACTACCACCGATGTTGACaaatttagtttgcgtaaggctaggactacagctagaaattcagccaaaaatacggaataaaattccggaatcctgattgcaaatgaccagtttagagcgggagagaaaatgccaattccagatttttcttcacactgtgaggcatctgtcGCAATGACCGTACTTATAGATAAACTCAATAAATGGTCCTGTAATACGCCGTTTAATATATTATAAGAGAGATGTTTTGCATTATTTGTGTAGATGTCATCATATATAATTTGTAGGTActctcgcacatcacaaataggCGGTATCTCCCAGAGACGTACATTTAAGGGATTTAGCAATGTTTCCAtgtacgaagaccacctgtggtgtatgaaaacggtgccagtgtactccgaagtaaagtgcaggctgggaaatgaatatgtatttcaatcttgtaataggggattcatacgatttcaagactgtttgcaccgtcagtaaccgaaatctacacaatattgagggcaacctgacttcttggtgTAATATGTTATTGGCAACATATTTCGGCAATCCGCAAGAcagtcgtagggcttcccgctcaagtagaacgaggggacgtaatttataagctggggcaccagaaaataaaactcatccaaattctaaaatgggccgcacatacattttgtatatcattaaaagtggatctctccgcattccggaccggctattgcacagcttacgtagcataccaactgctcgtactccttttttaactatatggtcaatatggccgagccagttgagggaaccgtcatatactacacctacaccgactccacttgaggtatagtctcgagTCGATAGGATATCGATATATTAACGGGATTGTTAAGAGGGAAAACCAATATCGAGGATTTTctaacgttaagtgaaaggcgaattttgtttaaccaggtttctatggcgttgaggtagttttgtagtcgataatatagagagtgaatatcactgtctgatgcgaagaaagcaatgTCATCCACGCCGTAGACGTATATGTTTGTACATCTTGATGAAGAGGAATggaacacatcagaatattaaatagtaatggtgaagtgacagctccttgaggaacacctcgtgatTGATTATATATACTCGAGGAAACGCCTCTCAGactgcagtaaaatgttcttccatttaaaaattcaccaatccagtttgaaaaataatttggaatctctagatttcgcaatatatctaataaaattaagtgttctacactgtcgtagtctttggaaatgtctaatgtcacaagagcacctatttgcctctgtcgacgtgctaattttattctactttctaggtccacgtgagcatgccaaattgaacatgatggtcggaatccaatttggcaggggctaagCAAGTCCTTGTTCTGTATTTAATCATGCGGGCATatagaattctttcaattaatttaaccaaatttgaagttagcgcaattggcctaatgttatctattgtatatccttccccatgatttttaagaatatggatgattttagcaattttccacgcaGACGGAATCCATGAGAAGCGAATTGAGTAATTTACAATCGCTAAAAGGTCATCGGgagcttccttaaataaaattctgatcaTAGTAGACGTTACCCCATCCGCACCGGGAGCTGAATCTGGAAGTCGCTCcacgatttcagccaattctaacatggagatttctgtaaaatcatctgATGCCCTTCGTAAGCGAGGACCACTTGGCAAGACCGAAGAAAATCTAATTTCTAATCCCTTCGCGAtttcttctagtgattgtttCAGTTCATCGCTACTTAAGATTATAGAGTCAATATTAATTTGACGCGGAAGAATTTTTTCTACCGCGGAGAAAGCGGAACAATGCAcgcttattttttattgtttattgtttattttatttttatttaaccgcagtaagcacatgcttcttcttctttcttatatctcgctttataggtgggAATAAAGATATGGCAGCGCCTCCTCTGGATAAGGGGAACGTAAAGAGACACCGGTAGCGTGCTCCAAAAGGCGAAACTGAAACTCAGTCGAGCCGCGGCAGCCGTTGCTATCCGAGACTAGAACATGGGAATCCGAAAGCAACGGGGTGGGCAAGAAATTTTGCCAAGTGGGGCGGGCGGCGGGTCGGGCCACGCCGAAGAGCAAACACCGAGGCGGAGTCGCCTGAAGGGCGGTCGGAGCAAGGTGTGTTTGGACCGCGGCTGTTTGTGGAACATGCCGAGCCGCGCCGTAGTGGAGCTGACGGCGGCGCCCCGTCTGTTGTGTTCGGAGCCGTCCACGTAGCCCATCGGCGGGATGACGACACAGGACACCTCTGCTGCGAGACGCACCGCTGTCAGCGGTTAACCGGCGTCGTCATGGGCCTGGCACTGCGCAATGTGATAATCGCAGTCGCCCTCGCAGCCCTGCCGCCTTGTACGACCGGCTACGATGTGTTTTTTTACAAGCCAGGCTTCTACGACCGCAAGTACGGCAGTTTTCCAGAGGAGCTACGTCTCAGCATGGTCGAGGAAGCCAAGCGTATGTTCCAGTTCGGATACGACAGTTACATGAAGTACGCGTTCCCGAAAGACGAACTGAACCCTATATACTGCACAGGCCGTGGCCCCGACTACGACGACCCTTCAAACATCAACATCAACGACGTTCTCGGCGACTACTCGCTCACTTTGGTCGACTCCCTCGACACGCTGGCCGTGATGGGAAACGCCAGCGAGTTCAGAAACGCGGTGCGGCTTATCCTCGATCACGTCTCCTTCGACAAGGACAACGTGGTGCAGGTGTTCGAGGCCAACATTCGGTTGCTGggcgcactgctgtcggctcatTTACTCATCACGGACCAAGAGCAGCCGTTCGGCGACCTGCGGCCCCCGGGCTACCGGGACGAGCTGCTGCAGCTGTCCAAGGACCTTGCGTCGCGCCTGCTGCCGGCGTTCGCCGACACGCGCACGGGCATCCCCTATCCGCGGGTCAACCTGCGGCGCGGCGTCCCGCGTGGTGTCTCCACGCACACGTGCACGGCCGGTGCGGGCTCGCTGCTGCTCGAGTTTGGCGTGCTGAGCCGGCTGCTGGACGACGGCACGTACGAGGaggctgctcggcgcgcaacgcGGGCCCTCTGGCAGCTGAGGGCCAAGGACACCGGGCTCCTAGGCAACATCGTGGACGTGAACACGGGCGAGTGGATCGGCAAGATGAGTGGCATCGGCGCTGGCCTCGACTCCTTCTACGAGTACCTGCTCAAGACTTACATCCTGTTCGGCGACATCGAGGACTTCCGCATGTTCAACGAGAGCTACTCCGTCATCAAGCAGTACATGCGCAAGGGGCGGGTCTCGTGTAACGAAGGCTGTGGGGAACACCCGCTCTATGTCAATGTCAACATGCAGGATGGCTCTACTTCGACACTTTGGATTGATTCCTTGCAGGCCTCCTTCTCAGCCATCCAAGTTCTGCTCGGGGACATTGAGGAGGCCATATGCAGCCATGCACTGTTCTATGCCATTTGGAGGCGGTTTGGTGCGTTGCCGGAGCGTTTCAACTGGCAGAAAGCCTTGCCTGATTTGTCCTTCTATCCCCTAAGACCTGAACTTATTGAGTCTACATACCTCTTGTATCGGGCCACCAAAAACCCATTTTACCTCCACGTTGGCCGAAACATTCTACAGAGCCTAAACAATCACACCAAAGCGCCATGTGGCTATGCCACTATACACAATGTGGTGGACAAATCCCTGGAAGACCGTATGGAAAGTTTCTTTCTGAGTGAAACCTGCAAGTACCTCTACCTGCTGTTTGACATTAACAACCCCTTAAACAAGCACTTTGCCAAGTACCTGTTTACTACAGAGGGACACATTCTGCCCATTAATCGCCTTCTGAGGATGTCTCCTCCGGCAAGAATGAATATGCCCACTGCAGTTAGCTCTATTGGTGATGATGTGCAAACTGTGGCAACTGTAGTGCCTAGAGCCCTCAATGAGACAGATCGTCACTGTGACAAAGTGCCTGAAGAAAGGCAGTACTTATTGCCTCTAAAACATAACTATCTTCAACAAATAAGCCAGTCTTTGGGCCTGGATGGGGACGCTGTTTGAAGAATTTGTCATCATGCTGATGCAGATTCATATTTCTCCACTGGCTCTAGGTTACAGGCTTGGAAACCTTTCGACACTGTTGAAAGAGCGACACTGTTGACACCAAGTGTAGGCATAGTGGACTTGCCTGGTAAATTGCATGTCTTGCAGTGCTGAAGTTGCTTAAGTGCACACTACCATAGCACATTCAAGCAACAGGTTCAACTCCTGGAATCAGCACAAGTGTTGTCCGATTCTTTTGCACATTTACAAGAAAGTATTTTGTTGTGCAGGCCATTTTGTCAAAATTTCATGTGCACTGATGTGTGTACAGTTTGCACAATGTACTACAAGATATTGCTCAAACTCAAAGGAGAGATCCCTTATATACGGTAGCACTGTGGGACCAATGTGAATACCAAGTCTAAATAATGATGCAggccatgtgcttttctttttgtacaaggttgccatatttattttttctgcccAAATGAAGTAATCTTTTCTTTAGTATTGCGCTTAATACTTTAATAAAATGCAGCAGTGCACTGGGATTTGGTATATGCTTGGTCTTACGTAGGTAGGCTTTGCTAATGGCGACCACCGTAATGGGGGGAGGGGTAGTGTCAATGGCAAAGGTAGGAAGGCAGTCTCTACCCTAGCCAACTGGCTTTTTCAAGCTTGACAAGTGTTTGCACcctagcttttttttctttttcttaatataTCGGGTGGATATGCAAGAGTTCCTGGGTAGAAGGATGCGGCTTATACCAGAATCTTGCTATCAATTTTATGTTGTCCACTGCGTCTGGTAACAGTAGGCACACGGCTAAAAGTACCTACTCATCAAAAAAATTTACATTTAGAAAGGTGCTGCAAATGCTTGTGCTGTGCAGCTAAAGCTTCAAGCGGAGTTGTTAGGTAGCTTGGACTATTTACTAAGCTTTTACTGCTGCAAAGGATAGGAAGGAAGGGGTCAACAGTGAGATTGGTGACATTCTAGCTTTTCGTTCTGCTTGTGTAGGTGGCCGCCTGCTGTGGGCTCCCTGCTGAGCAGGGACTCCACTAGCACAGGCTCCACTAGCACAGGCTGAGGCTTCTTTATTGAAAAGTTGGTGACGCCACCGTCGCCTTCACCTAAATAAATGAGCGGCCCTGCGCGCCAGCTGGACGACAGTCACGTCGGAGAGCATACCCCAGCTGCATGGAGGCTTTACAGGCGTTTCAGTCTGCTGCATATAGTTTTAGTATTCAGTGGTGGAAACATTAATTTTATTCCACTCCAACCTGTAATCAATAAAATAGGGGAAGAGCGACGGAAATGGTACAAATGACGCAACAACAGCGCCGCGTTGAGCAGACGACAGCTACTCAGCCCTAGGAGGTTATGAGTGGCAGCCACTGCGGCCGCCTACGGGAGTGAGTGAAGCCACCGGTGGCCATATTGCTGGGGGCAGAATATGTATGGTTCCTGGAATATTGGCTAGTCTGCCATCCGTGTGGAGCGGGCAGGACGCTTTTTGAATTATAGCGCAGTGGGCGATGTGAGCAGTCCTGTTGCTATGCTCTTCGCTGTCGTTTGTTTGGCTGCCTGCATGCACCGC encodes:
- the LOC135920199 gene encoding ER degradation-enhancing alpha-mannosidase-like protein 1; amino-acid sequence: MGLALRNVIIAVALAALPPCTTGYDVFFYKPGFYDRKYGSFPEELRLSMVEEAKRMFQFGYDSYMKYAFPKDELNPIYCTGRGPDYDDPSNININDVLGDYSLTLVDSLDTLAVMGNASEFRNAVRLILDHVSFDKDNVVQVFEANIRLLGALLSAHLLITDQEQPFGDLRPPGYRDELLQLSKDLASRLLPAFADTRTGIPYPRVNLRRGVPRGVSTHTCTAGAGSLLLEFGVLSRLLDDGTYEEAARRATRALWQLRAKDTGLLGNIVDVNTGEWIGKMSGIGAGLDSFYEYLLKTYILFGDIEDFRMFNESYSVIKQYMRKGRVSCNEGCGEHPLYVNVNMQDGSTSTLWIDSLQASFSAIQVLLGDIEEAICSHALFYAIWRRFGALPERFNWQKALPDLSFYPLRPELIESTYLLYRATKNPFYLHVGRNILQSLNNHTKAPCGYATIHNVVDKSLEDRMESFFLSETCKYLYLLFDINNPLNKHFAKYLFTTEGHILPINRLLRMSPPARMNMPTAVSSIGDDVQTVATVVPRALNETDRHCDKVPEERQYLLPLKHNYLQQISQSLGLDGDAV